From Streptomyces sp. NBC_00775, one genomic window encodes:
- a CDS encoding FKBP-type peptidyl-prolyl cis-trans isomerase, with amino-acid sequence MSIEKPEIDFPEGQPPADLEIKDIWEGDGAVAKAGDFVKVHYVGVAFSTGEEFDASWNRGNPLEFKLGAGQVIAGWDQGVQGMKVGGRRRLTIPAHLAYGDRGAGAGLIAPGETLIFVCDLVAV; translated from the coding sequence GTGAGCATCGAGAAGCCCGAGATCGACTTCCCGGAGGGTCAGCCCCCGGCGGACCTCGAGATCAAGGACATCTGGGAAGGCGACGGTGCGGTCGCCAAGGCCGGCGACTTCGTCAAGGTCCACTACGTGGGCGTGGCCTTCTCCACCGGTGAGGAGTTCGACGCCTCCTGGAACCGCGGCAACCCGCTGGAGTTCAAGCTCGGCGCCGGCCAGGTCATCGCCGGCTGGGACCAGGGCGTGCAGGGCATGAAGGTCGGTGGCCGCCGCCGGCTGACCATCCCGGCGCACCTCGCCTACGGCGACCGCGGCGCCGGCGCCGGCCTCATCGCCCCCGGCGAGACGCTGATCTTCGTCTGCGACCTGGTCGCGGTCTGA
- a CDS encoding FKBP-type peptidyl-prolyl cis-trans isomerase, whose product MRRRSLLIAVPAGLVTLAGCGDDGKSDTAKSSSSPSASASASSAPPPKIVDGPLPAITAGTKFDEKPTVAKGTGDPSKNLAVRTVIAGGGQTVAENDYIQANYLGQIWDTAKVFDNSYDRKTPLVIQLAQGGIIDGWRYGLVGKKVGSRVEMSVPPTWGYGTSGNTQAGIKGTDTLVFVVDIQDTFNAKSSAKGKDVAQSDAALPKVGTNTDGKAPSITVPKATAPTKLVANYVIEGDGDEVKADSSVLVQYKGVLWDGGKEFDSTYSRGQLTSFSLQQVVKGWSQGLTGKKVGSRVLIVVPPSLGYGDSPPSGSGIKKDSTLVFSVDILAKM is encoded by the coding sequence GTGCGCCGACGCTCACTCCTCATCGCCGTACCCGCTGGATTGGTCACACTCGCCGGATGCGGTGACGACGGCAAGTCAGACACGGCCAAGTCCAGCAGCAGCCCGTCGGCTTCGGCCTCCGCCTCGTCGGCCCCGCCGCCGAAGATCGTCGACGGTCCGCTGCCGGCCATCACCGCCGGTACGAAGTTCGACGAGAAGCCGACCGTCGCCAAGGGCACCGGGGATCCGTCGAAGAACCTGGCGGTGAGGACGGTCATCGCGGGAGGTGGCCAGACAGTCGCGGAGAACGACTACATCCAGGCCAACTACCTGGGCCAGATCTGGGACACGGCGAAGGTCTTCGACAACTCCTACGACCGCAAGACGCCCCTGGTCATCCAGCTCGCGCAGGGCGGCATCATCGACGGCTGGCGCTACGGCCTGGTCGGCAAGAAGGTCGGCAGCCGCGTCGAGATGTCCGTGCCGCCCACCTGGGGCTACGGCACGTCGGGCAACACCCAGGCGGGCATCAAGGGCACCGACACGCTGGTGTTCGTCGTCGACATCCAGGACACGTTCAACGCCAAGAGCTCCGCCAAGGGCAAGGACGTCGCGCAGAGCGACGCGGCCCTCCCGAAGGTCGGCACCAACACCGACGGCAAGGCCCCCTCCATCACCGTGCCGAAGGCGACCGCCCCGACCAAGCTCGTGGCGAACTACGTCATCGAGGGCGACGGCGACGAGGTCAAGGCCGACAGCAGCGTCCTCGTGCAGTACAAGGGTGTGCTCTGGGACGGCGGCAAGGAGTTCGACTCGACGTACAGCCGGGGCCAGCTGACCTCGTTCTCGCTCCAGCAGGTCGTCAAGGGCTGGTCCCAGGGCCTGACCGGCAAGAAGGTCGGTAGCCGCGTCCTCATCGTCGTCCCGCCGAGCCTGGGCTACGGCGACAGCCCGCCCAGCGGCAGCGGCATCAAGAAGGACTCCACGCTCGTCTTCTCGGTCGACATCCTGGCGAAGATGTAA